Proteins from a single region of Acidovorax sp. NCPPB 3576:
- the tuf gene encoding elongation factor Tu, which produces MAKGKFERTKPHVNVGTIGHVDHGKTTLTAAIATVLSSKFGGEAKAYDQIDAAPEEKARGITINTAHVEYETANRHYAHVDCPGHADYVKNMITGAAQMDGAILVCSAADGPMPQTREHILLARQVGVPYIIVFLNKCDMVDDEELLELVEMEVRELLDKYNFPGDDTPIIRGSAKLALEGDKGALGEEAIMKLAEALDSYIPTPERAVDGAFLMPVEDVFSISGRGTVVTGRIERGIIKVGEEIEIVGIRDTQKTTCTGVEMFRKLLDQGQAGDNVGLLLRGTKREDVERGQVLCKPNSIKPHTHFTAEVYVLSKDEGGRHTPFFNNYRPQFYFRTTDVTGAIELPADKEMVMPGDNVSITVKLINPIAMEEGLRFAIREGGRTVGAGVVAKIIA; this is translated from the coding sequence ATGGCAAAAGGTAAGTTCGAACGTACCAAGCCCCACGTGAACGTGGGCACCATCGGTCACGTGGACCATGGCAAGACAACGCTGACGGCGGCTATCGCCACGGTGCTGTCCTCCAAGTTCGGCGGCGAAGCCAAGGCATACGACCAGATCGACGCAGCGCCCGAAGAAAAGGCCCGCGGCATCACGATCAACACCGCTCACGTGGAATACGAAACGGCCAACCGCCATTACGCCCACGTGGACTGCCCCGGCCACGCCGACTATGTGAAGAACATGATCACCGGCGCTGCCCAGATGGACGGCGCCATCCTGGTGTGCTCGGCCGCTGACGGCCCAATGCCCCAGACCCGCGAGCACATCCTGCTGGCTCGCCAAGTGGGCGTGCCCTACATCATCGTGTTCCTGAACAAGTGCGACATGGTCGACGACGAAGAACTGCTCGAGCTCGTCGAAATGGAAGTGCGCGAACTCCTGGACAAGTACAACTTCCCAGGCGACGACACCCCCATCATCCGCGGTTCCGCCAAGCTCGCCCTGGAAGGCGACAAGGGTGCCCTGGGTGAAGAGGCCATCATGAAGCTGGCAGAAGCACTCGACTCTTACATCCCCACGCCTGAGCGCGCTGTGGACGGCGCATTCCTGATGCCCGTGGAAGACGTGTTCTCGATCTCTGGCCGTGGCACCGTGGTGACGGGTCGTATCGAGCGCGGCATCATCAAGGTCGGCGAAGAAATCGAAATTGTCGGTATTCGCGACACGCAAAAGACCACCTGCACGGGCGTGGAAATGTTCCGCAAGCTGCTGGACCAAGGCCAGGCTGGCGACAACGTCGGTCTGCTGCTGCGCGGCACCAAGCGTGAAGACGTGGAACGCGGCCAAGTGCTGTGCAAGCCCAACTCCATCAAGCCGCACACGCACTTCACCGCCGAGGTGTATGTGCTGTCCAAGGACGAAGGTGGCCGTCACACGCCTTTCTTCAACAACTACCGTCCTCAGTTCTACTTCCGCACGACCGATGTGACTGGCGCCATCGAGCTGCCAGCCGACAAGGAAATGGTCATGCCCGGCGACAACGTGTCGATCACCGTCAAGCTGATCAACCCCATCGCCATGGAAGAAGGCCTGCGCTTCGCCATCCGTGAAGGCGGTCGTACCGTCGGCGCCGGCGTCGTGGCAAAGATCATTGCTTAA
- the rplW gene encoding 50S ribosomal protein L23 has product MSTPKFDEGRLMQVLVAPIVSEKATMVAEKSNAVTFKVLQNATKPEIKAAVELMFKVEVKGVSVVNTKGKAKRFGKTMGRRDNVRKAYVTLQPGQELNLSGEAA; this is encoded by the coding sequence ATGAGCACGCCCAAGTTTGACGAAGGTCGTCTGATGCAAGTGTTGGTCGCTCCCATCGTGTCCGAAAAGGCCACCATGGTTGCAGAGAAATCCAATGCTGTGACGTTCAAGGTGCTGCAGAACGCAACCAAGCCCGAAATCAAAGCCGCTGTGGAATTGATGTTCAAGGTCGAGGTCAAGGGCGTCTCTGTGGTGAACACCAAAGGCAAGGCCAAGCGTTTTGGCAAGACCATGGGCCGCCGCGACAATGTTCGCAAGGCTTATGTCACGCTGCAACCAGGTCAAGAGCTGAACCTGTCCGGGGAGGCCGCGTAA
- the fusA gene encoding elongation factor G: MARKTPIERYRNIGISAHIDAGKTTTTERILFYTGVNHKIGEVHDGAATMDWMEQEQERGITITSAATTCFWSGMDRSFPEHRINIIDTPGHVDFTIEVERSMRVLDGACMVYCAVGGVQPQSETVWRQANKYKVPRLAFVNKMDRTGANFFKVVEQMKLRLKANPVPIVIPIGAEENFTGVVDLRKMKAIIWDEASQGMKFTFEEIPAELLETAKEWREKMVEAAAEASEELMNKYLEEGDLSEEEITLGLRTRAIACEIQPMLCGTAFKNKGVQRMLDAVIELMPSPVDIPPVGGTDDDEQPTSRRADDSEKFSALAFKLMTDPFVGQLTFVRVYSGVLSKGDTVYNPVRGKKERIGRIVQMHANNREEVDEIRAGDIAACVGLKDVTTGETLCDPSAILTLERMVFPEPVIRQAVEPKSKADQEKMGIALGRLAAEDPSFRVSTDEESGQTIIGGMGELHLEIIVDRMKREFGVEANVGKPQVAYRETIRKTVEEAEGKFVRQSGGKGQYGHVVLKIEPNEAGKGIEFVDAIKGGVVPREFIPAVEKGINEAVTQGVLAGYPVVDVKVTLHFGSYHDVDSNELAFKMAAIFGFKEGCRKANPVILEPMMAVEVETPEDYAGTVMGDLSSRRGMVQGMDDMVGGGKAIKAEVPLSEMFGYSTSLRSATQGRATYSMEFKHYSEAPRNVSEAIMAARAK; this comes from the coding sequence ATGGCTCGCAAGACCCCCATCGAGCGCTACCGCAATATCGGTATCTCGGCCCACATCGACGCTGGCAAGACCACGACGACCGAGCGGATTCTTTTCTACACCGGTGTGAACCACAAGATCGGTGAAGTGCATGACGGCGCGGCCACCATGGACTGGATGGAGCAAGAGCAAGAGCGTGGCATCACGATCACGTCGGCTGCCACCACCTGCTTCTGGAGCGGCATGGACCGTTCGTTCCCCGAGCACCGCATCAACATCATCGACACTCCCGGCCACGTGGACTTCACGATCGAAGTGGAGCGTTCCATGCGCGTGCTGGACGGCGCCTGCATGGTGTACTGCGCCGTGGGCGGCGTGCAGCCCCAGTCGGAAACCGTGTGGCGCCAGGCGAACAAGTACAAGGTGCCTCGCCTCGCGTTCGTGAACAAGATGGACCGTACCGGTGCCAACTTCTTCAAGGTCGTCGAGCAGATGAAACTGCGCCTGAAGGCCAACCCCGTGCCGATCGTGATCCCGATCGGCGCCGAAGAAAACTTCACGGGCGTGGTCGACCTGCGCAAGATGAAGGCCATCATCTGGGACGAAGCCTCGCAGGGCATGAAGTTCACCTTCGAAGAAATTCCCGCTGAATTGCTGGAAACCGCCAAGGAATGGCGCGAGAAGATGGTCGAGGCTGCGGCCGAGGCCTCCGAAGAGCTGATGAACAAGTACCTGGAAGAAGGTGATCTTTCCGAAGAGGAAATCACCCTCGGCCTGCGTACGCGCGCCATCGCTTGCGAAATTCAGCCGATGCTGTGCGGCACGGCCTTCAAGAACAAGGGTGTGCAGCGCATGCTGGACGCCGTGATCGAACTGATGCCCTCGCCAGTGGACATTCCTCCCGTGGGCGGTACCGATGACGATGAGCAGCCGACGAGCCGCAGGGCCGACGACTCCGAGAAGTTCTCTGCCTTGGCGTTCAAGCTGATGACCGACCCGTTCGTGGGTCAGCTGACGTTCGTGCGCGTGTACTCCGGCGTTCTGTCCAAGGGCGACACGGTATACAACCCGGTGCGCGGCAAAAAGGAACGCATTGGCCGTATCGTGCAGATGCACGCCAACAATCGCGAAGAAGTCGATGAAATCCGCGCCGGCGACATCGCAGCCTGCGTGGGCTTGAAGGACGTGACGACTGGCGAAACGCTGTGCGATCCATCGGCCATCCTGACGCTGGAGCGCATGGTGTTCCCCGAGCCCGTGATCCGTCAGGCCGTGGAACCGAAGTCGAAGGCTGACCAGGAAAAGATGGGTATCGCGCTGGGCCGTCTGGCTGCCGAAGATCCTTCCTTCCGCGTCAGCACCGACGAAGAATCCGGCCAGACCATCATCGGTGGCATGGGCGAACTCCACCTGGAAATCATCGTGGACCGCATGAAGCGCGAGTTCGGCGTGGAAGCCAACGTGGGCAAGCCCCAGGTGGCCTATCGCGAAACCATCCGCAAGACGGTGGAAGAGGCCGAAGGCAAGTTCGTTCGCCAGTCCGGTGGTAAGGGCCAGTACGGTCACGTCGTGCTCAAGATCGAGCCGAACGAAGCTGGCAAGGGCATCGAGTTCGTCGACGCCATCAAGGGCGGTGTGGTTCCTCGCGAATTCATCCCCGCGGTGGAAAAGGGCATCAACGAAGCCGTCACGCAAGGCGTGCTGGCCGGCTACCCAGTGGTGGACGTCAAGGTAACGCTGCACTTCGGTTCGTACCACGATGTGGACTCGAACGAACTCGCGTTCAAGATGGCTGCCATCTTCGGTTTCAAGGAAGGTTGCCGCAAGGCCAACCCCGTGATTCTCGAGCCCATGATGGCCGTGGAAGTCGAGACGCCGGAAGACTACGCCGGTACGGTGATGGGCGACTTGTCGTCCCGCCGTGGCATGGTGCAGGGCATGGACGACATGGTCGGCGGCGGCAAGGCCATCAAGGCCGAAGTGCCCCTGTCGGAAATGTTCGGCTACTCGACCTCGCTGCGCTCCGCAACGCAAGGCCGCGCCACGTACTCGATGGAATTCAAGCACTACAGCGAAGCCCCTCGCAACGTGTCGGAAGCCATCATGGCTGCCCGCGCCAAGTAA
- the rpmC gene encoding 50S ribosomal protein L29: MTKAAELRQKDVAGIETEIKSLQKAHFGLRMQKATQQLANTNTLRITRRDIARAKTILAEKQAAK, translated from the coding sequence ATGACGAAAGCTGCTGAACTGCGCCAAAAAGACGTCGCTGGCATCGAAACCGAAATCAAGTCCTTGCAAAAGGCCCATTTCGGTCTGCGCATGCAGAAGGCCACTCAACAACTGGCAAACACCAATACGCTGCGTATCACCCGTCGGGATATCGCTCGTGCCAAGACCATTCTTGCTGAAAAGCAAGCCGCCAAGTAA
- the rpsG gene encoding 30S ribosomal protein S7, whose amino-acid sequence MPRRREVPKREILPDPKFGNVELSKFMNVIMEGGKKAVAERIIYGALELIEKKHPDKDPLEAFTVAINNVKPMVEVKSRRVGGANYQVPVEVRPVRRLALSMRWIKEAARKRGEKSMAQRLANELLEATEGRGGAMKRRDEVHRMAEANKAFSHFRF is encoded by the coding sequence ATGCCACGTCGTCGCGAAGTCCCCAAACGTGAAATCCTGCCGGATCCCAAGTTCGGCAATGTAGAGCTGTCCAAATTCATGAACGTGATCATGGAAGGCGGCAAAAAGGCAGTGGCAGAGCGCATCATTTATGGCGCTCTGGAGCTGATCGAAAAGAAGCACCCTGACAAGGACCCTCTGGAGGCCTTCACCGTTGCCATCAACAACGTGAAGCCCATGGTCGAAGTGAAGTCCCGCCGCGTGGGCGGTGCCAACTACCAAGTTCCCGTGGAAGTTCGCCCCGTGCGCCGTCTGGCGCTTTCGATGCGCTGGATCAAGGAAGCCGCCCGCAAGCGTGGCGAAAAGTCGATGGCGCAGCGTTTGGCCAACGAACTGCTGGAAGCCACGGAAGGCCGTGGCGGCGCAATGAAGCGCCGTGACGAAGTGCACCGCATGGCAGAAGCCAACAAGGCGTTCAGCCACTTCCGCTTCTAA
- the rpsJ gene encoding 30S ribosomal protein S10 codes for MSKQKIRIRLKAFDYKLIDQSAAEIVDTAKRTGAIVKGPVPLPTRMKRFDILRSPHVNKTSRDQLEIRTHQRLMDIVDPTDKTVDALMKLDLPAGVDVEIKLQ; via the coding sequence ATGTCCAAGCAAAAAATCCGCATCCGCCTGAAGGCGTTTGATTACAAGCTGATCGACCAGTCCGCTGCCGAGATCGTTGACACGGCCAAGCGCACTGGCGCCATCGTCAAGGGCCCCGTGCCCTTGCCGACGCGAATGAAGCGTTTCGACATCTTGCGTTCACCGCACGTCAACAAGACCAGCCGTGACCAGCTCGAAATCCGCACGCACCAGCGCCTGATGGACATCGTCGATCCGACGGACAAGACGGTGGACGCACTGATGAAGCTCGACCTGCCGGCTGGCGTGGACGTCGAAATCAAGCTGCAGTAA
- the rplV gene encoding 50S ribosomal protein L22, whose amino-acid sequence MSETRAVLRGVRLSVDKGRLVADLIRGKKVDQALNILTFTQKKAAGIVKKVLESAIANAEHNDGADIDELKVKTIYVEQGTTLKRFTARAKGRGNRISKPTCHVYVTVGN is encoded by the coding sequence ATGTCTGAAACACGTGCAGTCCTCCGGGGCGTCCGTCTGTCGGTCGACAAGGGCCGTCTGGTCGCTGATCTGATCCGCGGCAAGAAGGTTGACCAAGCTCTGAACATCCTGACGTTCACGCAGAAAAAAGCTGCAGGAATCGTCAAGAAGGTGCTTGAGTCCGCTATCGCCAACGCTGAGCACAACGACGGCGCTGACATCGACGAACTGAAGGTCAAGACCATCTACGTCGAGCAAGGCACCACGCTCAAGCGTTTCACCGCGCGCGCCAAAGGCCGCGGCAATCGCATCAGCAAGCCCACGTGCCATGTGTACGTGACGGTTGGCAACTGA
- the rpsL gene encoding 30S ribosomal protein S12 produces MPTINQLVRQGREVEKIKSKSPAMENSPQRRGVCTRVYTTTPKKPNSALRKVAKVRLTNGFEVISYIGGEGHNLQEHSVVLVRGGRVKDLPGVRYHIVRGSLDLQGVKDRKQSRSKYGAKKPKAK; encoded by the coding sequence ATGCCAACCATCAATCAACTGGTCCGTCAGGGTCGCGAGGTCGAAAAGATCAAGTCGAAGAGCCCCGCGATGGAAAACTCTCCTCAGCGCCGCGGCGTGTGCACCCGTGTGTACACCACGACGCCAAAGAAGCCTAACTCCGCTCTGCGGAAGGTCGCCAAGGTTCGCCTGACCAACGGTTTCGAAGTCATTTCCTACATCGGCGGCGAAGGCCACAACCTGCAAGAACACAGCGTCGTGCTGGTTCGCGGCGGTCGTGTCAAGGACTTGCCTGGTGTGCGTTATCACATCGTGCGTGGCTCGCTCGACTTGCAAGGCGTGAAAGACCGCAAGCAATCGCGCTCCAAGTACGGTGCCAAGAAGCCCAAGGCCAAATAA
- the rplD gene encoding 50S ribosomal protein L4: MQLELLNDQGQAASKFDAPETVFGREYNEDLVHQIVVAYQANARQGTRAQKDREQVKHSTKKPFKQKGTGRARAGMTSSPLWRGGGRIFPNLPEENFTQKINKKMYRAGMAAIFSQLAREGRLAVVDSLTLESPKTKVLADKFKAMNLQSVMVIADEVDENLYLASRNLKNVFIVEPRYADPVSLVHYKKVLVTKGAIDKLKEMFA; the protein is encoded by the coding sequence ATGCAGCTCGAACTCCTGAATGACCAAGGCCAGGCCGCATCGAAATTCGATGCGCCCGAAACCGTGTTCGGTCGCGAATACAACGAAGATCTGGTTCACCAGATCGTGGTGGCTTACCAGGCCAATGCCCGCCAGGGCACGCGCGCTCAAAAAGACCGCGAGCAGGTCAAGCACTCCACCAAGAAGCCGTTCAAGCAAAAAGGCACTGGCCGTGCTCGTGCCGGTATGACCTCCTCGCCTCTGTGGCGTGGCGGTGGCCGCATCTTCCCGAATCTGCCTGAAGAAAACTTCACGCAGAAGATCAACAAGAAGATGTACCGCGCTGGCATGGCCGCGATCTTTTCGCAGTTGGCTCGCGAAGGCCGTCTGGCTGTTGTGGACTCGCTGACGCTGGAAAGCCCCAAGACCAAGGTGCTCGCCGACAAGTTCAAGGCGATGAACCTGCAATCGGTGATGGTGATCGCCGATGAAGTGGACGAAAACCTGTACCTTGCTTCGCGCAATCTGAAGAACGTGTTCATCGTCGAACCCCGTTATGCAGATCCCGTGTCGCTGGTGCACTACAAGAAAGTGCTCGTCACCAAGGGCGCTATCGACAAACTCAAGGAGATGTTCGCATGA
- the rpsS gene encoding 30S ribosomal protein S19 has translation MTRSLKKGPFVDHHLMAKVEKAVATKDKKPVKTWSRRSMVLPDFIGLTIAVHNGKQHVPVYVTDQMVGHKLGEFALTRTFKGHPADKKVKK, from the coding sequence ATGACTCGCTCTCTCAAAAAGGGTCCGTTTGTTGACCACCACTTGATGGCAAAGGTCGAGAAGGCCGTTGCTACCAAGGACAAGAAACCAGTCAAGACCTGGTCGCGTCGCTCCATGGTTCTGCCCGATTTCATCGGTCTGACCATCGCCGTGCACAACGGCAAGCAGCACGTACCGGTGTATGTCACCGACCAGATGGTGGGCCACAAGCTGGGCGAATTCGCCCTGACGCGCACCTTCAAGGGTCACCCTGCTGACAAAAAAGTCAAGAAGTAA
- the rpsC gene encoding 30S ribosomal protein S3 — translation MGQKIHPTGFRLAVSRNWASRWYASNRDFAGMLAEDIKVREYLKAKLKNAAVSRILIERPAKNARITIYSARPGVVIGKKGEDIENLKKELAIRLGVPVAVNIEEVRKPEIDAKLIADSITQQLEKRIMFRRAMKRAMQNAMRLGAQGIKIMSSGRLNGIEIARCEWYREGRVPLHTLRADIDYGTSEAKTTYGVIGVKVWVYKGDTLGRNDLPAVETPRPEEERRPRGPRRDGRPGGDRPGAGRGGPRRPAGANAAPADGSDKPAGAGGADNTAVKRVRKVDAPATAADGKGE, via the coding sequence ATGGGACAAAAAATCCATCCTACCGGCTTTCGCCTCGCGGTCAGCCGCAATTGGGCTAGCCGTTGGTACGCGAGCAACCGTGACTTCGCCGGCATGTTGGCCGAAGACATCAAGGTTCGCGAGTACCTGAAGGCCAAGCTGAAGAACGCTGCCGTCTCGCGCATCTTGATCGAGCGTCCCGCCAAGAATGCCCGCATCACAATCTACTCGGCACGTCCGGGCGTGGTGATCGGCAAGAAGGGCGAAGACATCGAGAACCTGAAGAAGGAACTCGCTATCCGCTTGGGCGTGCCTGTCGCAGTGAACATCGAAGAAGTGCGCAAGCCCGAAATCGATGCCAAACTGATTGCTGACAGCATCACCCAACAGCTGGAAAAGCGGATCATGTTCCGCCGCGCCATGAAGCGCGCCATGCAAAACGCCATGCGTCTGGGTGCCCAGGGCATCAAGATCATGTCGTCCGGCCGCCTGAATGGGATTGAAATCGCTCGTTGCGAGTGGTACCGCGAAGGTCGCGTGCCGCTTCACACCCTGCGCGCCGACATTGACTACGGCACGTCCGAAGCCAAGACCACCTACGGCGTCATCGGCGTCAAGGTCTGGGTCTACAAGGGCGATACGCTGGGCCGCAACGATCTGCCCGCAGTGGAAACACCGCGTCCAGAAGAAGAGCGTCGTCCCCGTGGCCCGCGTCGCGATGGCCGCCCAGGTGGCGATCGTCCCGGTGCAGGCCGAGGTGGTCCGCGTCGTCCTGCCGGTGCCAATGCGGCACCTGCAGACGGTAGCGACAAGCCCGCCGGTGCCGGTGGCGCCGATAACACCGCCGTTAAGCGCGTTCGCAAGGTTGACGCGCCCGCTACAGCAGCGGACGGCAAAGGAGAATAA
- the rplC gene encoding 50S ribosomal protein L3, with protein sequence MSQSNSQGLLGRKVGMMRLFTDDGDAVPVTVVDVSNNRVTQVKTQENDGYVALQVTFGSRKASRVTKPAAGHLAKAGVEAGEVIREFRVTADVAAQYAVGSTVPVTLFTVGQKVDVQGTSIGKGYAGTIKRHNMASQRASHGNSRSHNVPGSIGMAQDPGRVFPGKRMTGHLGDVTKTTQNLDVIRIDEARQLLLIKGAIPGSKGGFVTVRPAVKAKASKGAN encoded by the coding sequence ATGAGTCAAAGCAACTCCCAAGGGTTGCTGGGCCGCAAGGTGGGCATGATGCGTCTGTTCACCGATGACGGGGACGCAGTGCCCGTCACGGTGGTGGATGTGTCCAACAACCGTGTGACCCAGGTTAAAACCCAAGAGAATGATGGCTACGTGGCCTTGCAGGTCACGTTCGGTTCGCGCAAGGCATCGCGCGTGACCAAGCCCGCAGCGGGCCATCTGGCGAAGGCCGGCGTCGAAGCCGGTGAAGTGATCCGCGAATTCCGCGTGACCGCTGACGTCGCTGCCCAGTACGCCGTCGGTTCCACCGTCCCCGTGACGCTGTTCACCGTGGGCCAGAAGGTGGACGTTCAAGGCACGTCGATCGGTAAGGGCTACGCTGGCACGATCAAGCGCCACAACATGGCTTCGCAGCGCGCATCGCACGGTAACAGCCGTTCGCACAATGTGCCTGGCTCCATCGGTATGGCACAAGACCCCGGTCGCGTGTTCCCCGGTAAGCGCATGACCGGCCATCTGGGCGATGTCACCAAGACCACGCAAAACCTCGATGTCATCCGCATCGACGAAGCGCGTCAACTGCTCTTGATCAAGGGCGCCATTCCGGGCTCCAAGGGTGGGTTCGTGACGGTGCGTCCGGCAGTCAAGGCCAAAGCTTCCAAGGGAGCGAACTAA
- the rplB gene encoding 50S ribosomal protein L2 produces MAVIKMKPTSPGQRAVVKVTRDHLYKGEAYAPLLEPQFQKAGRNNNGHITTRHKGGGHKHHYRVVDFVRNKDGIPAKVERIEYDPNRTAHIALVCYADGERRYIIAPRGLEVGSTLLSGSEAPIRAGNTLPIRNIPVGSTIHCIELKPGAGAQIARSAGASATLLAREGTYAQVRMRSGEVRKIHIECRATIGEVANEEHSLRQLGKAGVKRWMGIRPTVRGVAMNPVDHPHGGGEGRTGEGRHAVDPWGNLTKGYRTRNNKRTQVMIVSRRKK; encoded by the coding sequence ATGGCCGTCATTAAAATGAAACCTACTTCGCCCGGCCAACGTGCCGTGGTGAAGGTTACCCGTGACCACCTGTACAAGGGTGAAGCGTATGCGCCGCTGCTGGAGCCTCAGTTCCAGAAGGCCGGTCGCAACAACAACGGTCACATCACGACCCGCCACAAGGGCGGCGGCCACAAGCACCACTACCGCGTGGTGGATTTCGTCCGTAACAAAGACGGCATCCCCGCGAAGGTCGAGCGCATTGAATACGATCCGAACCGTACGGCTCACATCGCTTTGGTGTGCTATGCCGACGGTGAGCGCCGTTACATCATTGCCCCCCGTGGTCTGGAAGTCGGCAGCACGCTCCTGAGCGGCTCCGAAGCCCCGATCCGCGCAGGTAACACGCTGCCGATCCGCAATATTCCCGTGGGTTCGACCATTCACTGCATCGAGCTCAAGCCCGGTGCTGGTGCGCAGATCGCACGCTCGGCAGGCGCTTCCGCAACGCTGCTGGCCCGTGAAGGCACTTATGCCCAGGTGCGTATGCGCTCTGGCGAAGTGCGCAAGATCCACATCGAATGCCGTGCAACGATTGGCGAAGTCGCCAACGAAGAGCACAGCCTGCGCCAACTCGGCAAGGCCGGTGTGAAGCGCTGGATGGGTATTCGCCCAACGGTTCGTGGCGTTGCCATGAACCCGGTGGATCACCCTCACGGTGGTGGCGAAGGCCGCACCGGCGAAGGCCGCCATGCTGTCGATCCTTGGGGCAATCTGACCAAGGGTTATCGCACCCGCAACAACAAGCGCACACAAGTGATGATTGTGTCGCGTCGTAAGAAGTAA
- the rplP gene encoding 50S ribosomal protein L16 — protein MLQPARRKYRKEQKGRNTGVATRGNSVAFGDFGLKCTDRGRLTARQIEAARRAISRHVKRGGRIWIRVFPDKPISTKPAEVRMGNGKGNPEYYVAEIQPGKVVFEIVGVPEELAREAFRLAAAKLPLRTTFVARQIGA, from the coding sequence ATGCTGCAACCCGCTCGCCGCAAGTACCGCAAAGAGCAGAAGGGCCGTAACACCGGCGTTGCCACCCGTGGCAATTCGGTGGCCTTCGGTGACTTCGGCCTGAAATGCACGGACCGGGGCCGTCTGACGGCCCGCCAGATCGAGGCCGCACGCCGTGCGATCTCCCGTCACGTGAAGCGTGGCGGCCGTATCTGGATCCGCGTGTTCCCCGACAAGCCGATCTCTACCAAGCCCGCCGAAGTTCGGATGGGTAACGGTAAGGGCAACCCCGAGTATTACGTGGCTGAGATTCAGCCCGGCAAGGTGGTTTTCGAGATCGTCGGTGTGCCTGAAGAACTGGCCCGTGAAGCGTTCCGCCTGGCTGCTGCCAAGCTGCCGCTGCGCACCACGTTCGTGGCCCGTCAAATTGGCGCTTAA
- the rpsQ gene encoding 30S ribosomal protein S17 translates to MTEAKKSLKRTLVGKVVSDKRTKTVTVLVERRVKHELYGKIVAKSSKYHAHDEKGEYKLGDTIEITESRPISKTKNWVATRLVQKAALV, encoded by the coding sequence ATGACGGAAGCTAAAAAATCCCTCAAGCGCACCTTGGTTGGCAAGGTGGTCAGCGACAAGCGTACGAAGACTGTGACCGTGTTGGTCGAGCGCCGTGTGAAGCACGAGCTCTACGGCAAGATCGTGGCCAAATCCAGCAAGTACCACGCCCATGACGAAAAGGGCGAATACAAGTTGGGTGACACCATCGAGATCACGGAAAGCCGTCCTATCTCCAAGACCAAGAACTGGGTTGCTACCCGTCTGGTTCAAAAGGCCGCTTTGGTCTAA